A section of the Sedimentisphaera cyanobacteriorum genome encodes:
- the rpsJ gene encoding 30S ribosomal protein S10, which yields MAAEVEKIRIRMEAYDHKALDGSAKEIVEQARRTNAKVSGPVPLPTRIERYTVLRSPHVNKKAREQFEIRTHKRLIDILEANSRTVEALNRLVVPAGVFVKIKA from the coding sequence ATGGCAGCTGAAGTTGAAAAGATACGTATCCGTATGGAAGCATACGATCACAAAGCCCTCGACGGCTCGGCAAAAGAGATTGTTGAGCAGGCGAGGCGGACCAACGCTAAGGTATCAGGTCCGGTTCCGCTTCCAACAAGGATAGAACGCTACACTGTACTTCGAAGTCCTCACGTGAACAAAAAGGCTCGTGAGCAGTTTGAGATTCGTACTCACAAAAGGCTCATAGATATTCTCGAAGCCAACAGCAGAACAGTAGAGGCTCTCAACAGATTAGTCGTTCCAGCGGGTGTATTTGTAAAGATCAAGGCCTGA
- the rpmC gene encoding 50S ribosomal protein L29 — translation MKASELRELKKEDLPSKLKEFQKKLYELRMQSVTENLEDKYAISKCRKDIARVKTLIRENQLKAQ, via the coding sequence ATGAAAGCTTCAGAATTAAGAGAATTGAAAAAAGAAGATTTACCCTCAAAGCTCAAAGAGTTTCAGAAAAAGCTTTATGAGCTGAGGATGCAGTCTGTTACTGAAAACCTTGAGGATAAATATGCAATATCAAAATGTCGCAAAGATATTGCCAGAGTTAAGACATTAATTAGAGAAAATCAGTTGAAGGCTCAATAA
- the rplD gene encoding 50S ribosomal protein L4 has translation MIDVTVFNKDGQQVDTISVNEESFGGEVRYPLLKQAIVMYHANKRVGTAATKSRGMVAGSSKKLFRQKGTGNARVGNMRTHKRVGGGAAFAKSVRDFGKKMPRKQRNLACKSALLAKLQSGALFVIDELSFSEPKTREMAGILKNLNIDRSCLVTLGDYDTNVYKSAKNIQKIDVAALKDLNAGEVCSKQKLLFTKEAFEKLLNG, from the coding sequence ATGATTGACGTTACTGTATTTAATAAAGACGGCCAGCAGGTAGATACGATTTCTGTGAACGAAGAGTCGTTCGGAGGCGAAGTTCGCTACCCGTTGCTAAAGCAGGCAATCGTAATGTACCACGCTAATAAACGCGTTGGTACTGCGGCAACAAAGAGCCGCGGAATGGTTGCCGGTTCTTCGAAAAAGCTTTTCAGGCAGAAGGGCACCGGAAACGCTCGTGTTGGTAATATGAGAACCCACAAGCGTGTAGGCGGTGGTGCTGCATTTGCAAAAAGCGTGAGAGATTTCGGTAAGAAGATGCCGAGAAAGCAGAGAAATCTGGCTTGCAAAAGTGCTTTGCTTGCGAAGCTGCAGTCCGGTGCTTTGTTTGTGATAGATGAGCTTTCTTTCTCCGAGCCTAAAACAAGAGAAATGGCCGGAATACTGAAAAATCTCAATATAGACAGAAGCTGCCTTGTTACACTTGGCGATTATGATACGAATGTATATAAGTCAGCAAAAAATATTCAGAAAATTGATGTAGCTGCCCTGAAAGATTTAAATGCCGGCGAGGTCTGCTCTAAGCAGAAGCTCCTTTTTACTAAAGAGGCATTTGAAAAGCTGCTTAATGGTTGA
- the rplC gene encoding 50S ribosomal protein L3: MTMLLGKKVGMTRIYDEDGSIKPVTVIEAGPCIVTQVKNEQTDGYDAVQIGFDDVKPSRAKKPMVGHYKKAGAAPKKFVREMRLNGNSESEFELGQKINVDVFDGTKYVDVVGTSKGKGFAGGMKRHGFGGFPATHGTERKHRASGSIASFASDAGEGGNIKKGKKMSGHTGNVKVTTKNHELVSIDSDKNLLVVKGAIPGPSGGYVIVKTAKTAKNKQ; encoded by the coding sequence ATGACAATGTTGCTAGGAAAAAAAGTGGGCATGACAAGAATCTATGATGAAGACGGAAGCATCAAGCCCGTTACTGTCATAGAAGCCGGCCCCTGTATCGTTACTCAGGTAAAAAACGAGCAGACAGACGGTTATGATGCCGTACAAATTGGCTTTGATGATGTTAAACCGTCAAGAGCTAAAAAGCCTATGGTTGGGCATTATAAAAAGGCCGGCGCTGCTCCTAAAAAGTTTGTGCGGGAGATGAGGCTCAACGGTAATTCCGAATCTGAATTTGAGCTTGGTCAGAAGATTAATGTAGATGTGTTCGATGGAACAAAATATGTTGATGTGGTAGGCACAAGCAAAGGTAAAGGTTTTGCTGGCGGGATGAAAAGGCACGGCTTTGGAGGTTTCCCTGCTACTCACGGTACAGAAAGAAAACACCGAGCTAGTGGTTCGATTGCAAGTTTTGCCAGCGATGCAGGTGAAGGCGGAAACATCAAAAAGGGCAAAAAGATGTCAGGGCATACCGGAAACGTTAAAGTTACTACGAAAAACCACGAGTTGGTGAGCATTGATTCGGACAAGAATCTGCTTGTAGTTAAAGGAGCGATTCCAGGCCCTTCAGGCGGATATGTAATTGTGAAAACAGCCAAGACCGCTAAGAATAAGCAATAA
- the rplX gene encoding 50S ribosomal protein L24, producing the protein MAARIKKGDRVVVISGTNKDRKGDVLSVINSEKVIIEGVNLAKKHVRPSQKNPQGGQITVEQPIHISNVMPVNPTTEKGARVKFVEKEGGKKRVALDGTELGVARKRKA; encoded by the coding sequence ATGGCAGCACGTATTAAAAAAGGCGATCGAGTAGTAGTAATAAGCGGCACTAATAAAGACCGCAAAGGTGATGTTCTCAGTGTTATTAATTCTGAGAAGGTGATTATTGAAGGCGTCAATCTTGCTAAAAAGCACGTTCGCCCATCTCAGAAAAACCCCCAAGGCGGGCAGATTACTGTTGAACAGCCGATTCACATCAGCAATGTAATGCCTGTGAATCCGACTACAGAAAAAGGCGCTCGGGTTAAATTCGTTGAAAAAGAGGGCGGCAAAAAACGTGTTGCTCTCGATGGAACTGAGCTTGGTGTAGCACGCAAGAGGAAAGCTTAA
- the rplE gene encoding 50S ribosomal protein L5: protein MARLKDLYKSKIAEQMQEKFGYKSVMAIPKLEKVVLSMGVGNAIQDKKYLDQAVKDLTAISGQKPLVCKAKISVSNFKLRAGEPIGCKVTLRGEMMYEFLDRLINLAIPRVKDFRGLSTKSFDGRGNYSIGFAEQSIFPEIDSVNMFAPQGLNVTFVTSADTDQECREMLTMFGMPFKK from the coding sequence ATGGCACGATTGAAAGATCTATATAAATCTAAAATTGCTGAACAAATGCAGGAGAAATTCGGTTACAAGTCTGTTATGGCAATACCGAAGCTCGAAAAGGTTGTTTTGTCTATGGGTGTGGGCAATGCAATTCAAGACAAGAAATATCTGGACCAGGCAGTAAAAGATCTTACTGCAATATCGGGGCAGAAGCCGCTGGTTTGTAAGGCAAAGATCAGTGTTTCAAACTTCAAGCTTCGTGCTGGTGAGCCCATTGGATGCAAGGTTACTCTCAGAGGTGAGATGATGTATGAATTCCTTGACAGGCTTATTAACCTTGCGATTCCGAGAGTTAAAGACTTCCGCGGACTGAGCACGAAAAGTTTCGACGGAAGAGGCAATTATTCTATTGGATTTGCAGAGCAGAGCATCTTTCCCGAGATTGATTCGGTTAATATGTTTGCTCCTCAGGGGCTTAATGTAACGTTTGTTACCTCAGCGGATACCGATCAGGAGTGTCGTGAGATGCTTACTATGTTTGGTATGCCCTTTAAAAAATAA
- the rpsQ gene encoding 30S ribosomal protein S17 has translation MEGKVFKTRRGTVVSRSGDKAIRVQIDYNVKHPVYGKYVKRRTKLGVHDPKNIASVGDIVDIVECRPVSKTISWRLVGLVEQANIK, from the coding sequence ATGGAAGGCAAGGTATTTAAAACAAGACGCGGGACAGTGGTCAGCCGCAGCGGTGATAAAGCTATTAGGGTGCAGATTGATTATAATGTCAAGCATCCTGTGTATGGCAAATACGTTAAACGCCGCACTAAACTCGGCGTACATGACCCCAAAAACATTGCCAGTGTGGGCGATATTGTCGATATTGTTGAGTGCAGGCCTGTCAGCAAGACCATTAGCTGGCGTCTTGTAGGCCTCGTTGAACAAGCAAACATTAAATAA
- the rplP gene encoding 50S ribosomal protein L16: protein MALMPKRVKYRKQQRGKNRGNATRNNTVAFGEYGIQSLEHSWITARQIEAGRIAATHYLRRQGTIHIRIFPHKSFTSTPLETRMGKGKGDIEGWVAVVKPGTVMFEISGVDEKLARAALARVAQKMPVRCRFTQRKHSMA, encoded by the coding sequence ATGGCTTTAATGCCGAAAAGAGTTAAATACCGCAAGCAGCAGCGGGGAAAAAATAGAGGAAACGCCACACGCAACAATACTGTTGCTTTCGGCGAATACGGAATACAGTCTTTGGAGCATTCCTGGATTACAGCCAGGCAGATTGAAGCCGGCCGTATTGCAGCTACTCACTACCTCAGAAGACAGGGAACTATTCATATTCGTATTTTCCCCCACAAGTCTTTTACCTCAACACCGCTTGAAACTCGTATGGGTAAAGGCAAAGGTGATATTGAGGGCTGGGTGGCTGTCGTCAAACCCGGTACTGTGATGTTCGAGATCTCAGGCGTTGATGAAAAGCTTGCTCGCGCAGCTCTTGCAAGGGTTGCTCAGAAGATGCCTGTCAGGTGTCGTTTCACTCAAAGAAAACACTCAATGGCGTAA
- the rplN gene encoding 50S ribosomal protein L14 — protein MIQQETMLEIADNSGVKTAQCIKVLGHSGTSKGKYTRPAASVGDIVSVTVKRHLPTCQLNEKKVYKCVIVRTKAPVRRPDGSYVRFDSNAAVMIDADNNPVGTRIFGAVARELREKNFMKIISLASEVV, from the coding sequence GTGATACAGCAAGAGACAATGTTGGAAATAGCCGATAACAGCGGCGTAAAAACTGCTCAATGCATCAAAGTCCTTGGGCACAGCGGTACAAGCAAAGGCAAATACACAAGGCCTGCTGCTTCTGTCGGGGATATCGTAAGCGTTACTGTTAAGAGACACCTGCCGACCTGTCAGCTCAACGAGAAGAAGGTTTACAAGTGTGTGATTGTCCGAACAAAAGCACCTGTACGCAGACCTGACGGCAGTTATGTGCGTTTTGACAGCAATGCAGCGGTTATGATTGATGCGGACAACAATCCCGTCGGTACTCGTATCTTTGGTGCGGTAGCCAGAGAGCTTCGTGAGAAGAACTTTATGAAAATAATTTCACTTGCCAGTGAAGTAGTTTAA
- the rpsS gene encoding 30S ribosomal protein S19, whose product MARSLKKGPFVDDHLLEKVAQQMEAGTKQPVRTWSRRSTVIPEFVGYTFEVHNGRSFVKVFITEDMVGHKLGEFAPTRTFKGHGTRQ is encoded by the coding sequence ATGGCAAGATCGCTGAAAAAAGGTCCTTTTGTAGATGACCATCTCCTTGAGAAGGTCGCACAGCAGATGGAAGCTGGGACAAAACAGCCAGTTAGAACATGGTCTAGAAGGTCAACAGTTATTCCTGAGTTCGTAGGTTATACCTTCGAGGTGCACAACGGACGCAGCTTTGTTAAGGTTTTCATAACTGAGGATATGGTTGGGCACAAGCTCGGGGAATTTGCCCCTACTAGAACCTTCAAGGGCCATGGTACTCGTCAATAA
- the rpsC gene encoding 30S ribosomal protein S3 → MGQKTSPVGFRTGIRLDWQSTWFAPKANYGDFIVEDCKIREFVEERFNNQPPYSAVAKTEIARTRNEVKVTLHTARPGMVIGPKGAEVDKVREEIEALINRKVSVNVVEIKEASLNSKLVADSIAMQLSRRASFRRVMKMQCEAVMNAGAKGVKIIVSGRLGGSEMSRRETQKMGSIPLQTIDANVDYNNSIARTTYGTIGVKVWIFKGKFGEEVQPDNKGRRPRGGKGGGRRNKPKRNGSF, encoded by the coding sequence ATGGGTCAGAAAACATCACCAGTTGGTTTCAGGACAGGAATTAGGCTTGATTGGCAGAGCACTTGGTTTGCCCCTAAGGCAAATTACGGCGATTTTATTGTCGAAGACTGCAAAATCAGAGAATTTGTTGAAGAACGATTCAATAATCAGCCTCCCTACTCAGCCGTAGCGAAAACCGAAATCGCAAGAACCCGCAATGAAGTAAAGGTTACACTTCATACTGCAAGGCCGGGTATGGTAATCGGCCCGAAGGGTGCTGAGGTCGATAAGGTAAGAGAAGAAATCGAAGCGCTGATTAACAGAAAAGTCAGCGTGAATGTGGTAGAAATTAAGGAAGCCTCGCTAAACTCAAAGCTCGTTGCAGATTCAATTGCAATGCAGCTCAGCAGAAGGGCATCTTTCCGCCGAGTAATGAAAATGCAGTGCGAGGCGGTAATGAATGCTGGAGCGAAGGGCGTTAAGATCATCGTTTCCGGGCGTCTGGGCGGTTCTGAAATGTCCAGAAGAGAAACTCAGAAAATGGGCTCTATCCCGCTTCAGACAATCGATGCCAACGTTGATTACAACAATTCAATTGCCCGTACTACATACGGTACTATAGGCGTGAAGGTATGGATTTTCAAGGGCAAGTTTGGCGAAGAGGTTCAGCCGGATAACAAGGGACGCAGGCCGCGCGGCGGCAAAGGCGGCGGCAGAAGAAATAAACCGAAAAGAAACGGCTCATTTTAG
- the rplF gene encoding 50S ribosomal protein L6, with product MSRIGRKPIDLPSGVSVEVSSGKVKVKGPKGELSENAYPGIDIKVEESSVVFENTDPADRKLQAMFGTMRALVNNMITGVTSGFSKQMQVFGTGFNVKEQGGKLILNVGYCHTVDIPVPKGISIEIKTAATKGNDVPAVFTISGIDKQQLGQFAANVRAARPPEPYQGKGVRYADEFVRRKVGKAFAS from the coding sequence ATGAGTCGTATCGGAAGAAAACCTATAGATTTACCCTCCGGCGTGAGTGTCGAAGTTAGCTCAGGCAAGGTCAAAGTAAAAGGGCCTAAAGGCGAGCTTTCAGAAAATGCTTACCCGGGCATAGACATTAAAGTTGAAGAAAGCAGCGTTGTTTTTGAAAATACAGATCCTGCTGACAGAAAGCTGCAGGCTATGTTTGGAACAATGCGGGCTCTGGTAAATAATATGATTACCGGCGTTACCAGCGGCTTCTCAAAACAGATGCAGGTCTTTGGTACTGGATTCAATGTTAAGGAACAGGGCGGCAAGCTCATCCTAAACGTTGGTTACTGCCATACTGTTGACATCCCTGTTCCAAAAGGGATTTCGATAGAGATCAAAACCGCTGCTACTAAAGGTAATGATGTTCCGGCAGTGTTCACCATTTCCGGAATCGACAAACAGCAGCTTGGTCAGTTTGCGGCTAACGTAAGGGCGGCAAGACCACCTGAGCCGTATCAGGGCAAAGGTGTGCGTTATGCTGATGAATTTGTACGCCGAAAGGTCGGTAAGGCATTTGCATCCTAA
- a CDS encoding type Z 30S ribosomal protein S14, which produces MSTKALENKVKKKPKFRVRGYTRCELCGRSRAVYRKFKICRICFRKLANEGKVPGVKKTSW; this is translated from the coding sequence ATGTCAACAAAGGCACTTGAAAACAAAGTAAAAAAGAAACCCAAATTCAGGGTACGCGGATACACAAGATGTGAGCTCTGCGGTAGGTCAAGAGCGGTTTACAGAAAATTTAAGATTTGTCGTATTTGTTTCAGGAAGCTTGCCAACGAAGGCAAGGTCCCGGGCGTTAAGAAGACAAGTTGGTAA
- the rpsH gene encoding 30S ribosomal protein S8, protein MSLSDPVADMLTRIRNAVMVKKEEVTVKASKVCEGIAQVLLSEGFIKDYDLIKDTGQGILRIKLKYSELGTPVISDLQRVSTPGKRVYSCFEDLPRVLGGLGVSIVSTSKGVLSDVNCRKKKVGGEILCTVS, encoded by the coding sequence ATGAGCTTAAGCGATCCAGTTGCTGATATGCTGACGAGAATTAGAAATGCAGTTATGGTGAAAAAAGAAGAAGTAACCGTAAAGGCAAGTAAAGTATGCGAGGGTATAGCCCAAGTGCTTTTAAGTGAAGGGTTCATAAAAGACTATGACCTCATCAAGGATACAGGCCAGGGTATTCTTCGCATAAAATTAAAATATTCTGAGCTGGGCACTCCGGTTATCAGTGATTTGCAGAGAGTCAGCACACCCGGAAAAAGGGTTTACAGCTGCTTTGAGGATCTGCCCAGGGTTCTCGGCGGATTGGGCGTGTCAATCGTCTCAACAAGCAAGGGCGTGTTGAGTGATGTTAACTGCCGCAAGAAAAAAGTTGGCGGCGAAATTCTATGTACGGTGAGCTGA
- the rplB gene encoding 50S ribosomal protein L2, with the protein MAIRIYKPTSPGRRYSSVIDYRAVLTTDKPEKTLCKRLRKSGGRNHHGRTTCRFRGGGARRIYRIIDFNRDKDGLSAEVQSVEYDPNRNCFISLVEYEDGEKRYILSPRGLNVNSKIISGENVEPVVGNAMPLKNIPVGVAVHNIEMNPGQGGKLVRSAGGTARVMAKEGGWATIILPSGEMRMVRVECRATIGQLGNSDYQNVRIGKAGRKRHMGRRPHVRGKAQNPVSHPMGGGEGRSNGGRHPCSPTGRFAKGGKTRHKKKQSSKRIIRRRKNNRGEQLVL; encoded by the coding sequence ATGGCTATTAGAATATATAAACCAACAAGTCCGGGAAGAAGATATTCTTCTGTAATTGATTACAGAGCTGTTCTGACTACAGACAAACCCGAAAAGACGCTCTGTAAAAGATTGCGTAAAAGCGGCGGAAGAAATCATCACGGCAGAACAACCTGTCGTTTCAGAGGCGGTGGAGCAAGAAGGATATACCGCATCATAGATTTCAACCGCGATAAAGACGGGCTCAGCGCTGAGGTTCAGAGCGTTGAATACGATCCAAACAGAAACTGCTTCATTTCACTTGTAGAATATGAAGACGGCGAAAAAAGATACATACTTTCGCCCCGCGGGCTTAATGTTAATTCAAAAATAATAAGCGGCGAAAATGTTGAGCCGGTAGTAGGCAATGCAATGCCTCTGAAAAATATACCGGTAGGCGTTGCCGTTCACAACATCGAGATGAATCCCGGTCAGGGCGGAAAGCTCGTGAGAAGCGCCGGGGGCACAGCCAGAGTGATGGCTAAAGAAGGCGGCTGGGCAACAATTATCCTTCCCAGCGGTGAAATGAGAATGGTTCGTGTTGAGTGCCGCGCAACAATCGGCCAGCTCGGCAACAGCGACTACCAGAATGTACGTATCGGCAAAGCCGGCAGAAAACGCCACATGGGACGCAGACCTCACGTACGAGGCAAAGCCCAAAACCCTGTTTCACACCCGATGGGTGGTGGTGAAGGCAGGAGCAACGGCGGGCGGCACCCCTGTTCTCCAACCGGCAGGTTTGCCAAGGGCGGAAAAACCCGCCATAAGAAGAAGCAGAGCAGTAAGAGAATAATCAGGCGTCGTAAGAACAACCGCGGCGAGCAGTTGGTTCTTTAA
- the rplW gene encoding 50S ribosomal protein L23 — MDYCNVIIKPIITEQSMHYATSKNAYAFEVNKKANKLQIRKAVEDIYGVKVEKVRTMNRKGKTRRRGRSFGMTPSWKKAVVVLNEEDRIDLY, encoded by the coding sequence GTGGATTATTGCAACGTAATAATAAAGCCGATAATAACCGAACAGAGCATGCATTATGCTACCAGCAAAAATGCATACGCCTTTGAGGTTAATAAAAAGGCGAACAAATTACAGATTCGCAAAGCTGTAGAAGACATCTATGGTGTGAAAGTTGAAAAGGTTCGCACGATGAACCGCAAAGGCAAAACTCGAAGAAGAGGGCGCAGTTTCGGTATGACCCCAAGCTGGAAGAAAGCTGTGGTTGTGCTGAATGAGGAAGACAGAATAGACCTGTACTAA
- the rplV gene encoding 50S ribosomal protein L22: MLNVRRLNEIIDNSTFKVEDIASSLESTLGGSSKKAVKNWKNGLMKPQPKNDHIDALAQTLNVDASELKAWNATFRYAPQSARKVRLVADLIRGRHVRDAEDILKFTPKRSASMILQVLKSAVANADEEEADVETLYVAEARVDGAGRRIGTKGFIPKDRGRAHPIRKEACHIYVTVAQFTEE; encoded by the coding sequence ATGTTAAACGTTAGAAGACTAAACGAAATTATCGACAACAGCACTTTCAAAGTGGAAGATATTGCTTCCTCTCTGGAAAGCACGCTGGGCGGTTCATCGAAGAAGGCTGTTAAAAACTGGAAAAACGGTCTTATGAAGCCCCAGCCGAAAAACGACCATATTGATGCCTTGGCTCAAACCCTGAACGTGGATGCCTCCGAGCTAAAGGCTTGGAATGCCACTTTCAGATACGCTCCTCAGTCTGCCCGGAAGGTTAGGCTTGTTGCAGACCTTATCAGGGGAAGACATGTGCGGGATGCTGAAGATATACTCAAATTTACCCCCAAGCGTTCTGCGTCTATGATTCTTCAGGTGCTTAAAAGTGCTGTGGCCAATGCAGATGAAGAAGAAGCGGATGTGGAAACCCTTTACGTTGCAGAGGCTCGGGTTGACGGGGCAGGAAGACGTATCGGGACAAAAGGTTTTATACCTAAAGACCGCGGTAGAGCTCATCCTATAAGGAAAGAGGCTTGTCATATTTACGTTACGGTTGCTCAATTTACAGAGGAATAA